One Dromiciops gliroides isolate mDroGli1 chromosome 3, mDroGli1.pri, whole genome shotgun sequence DNA segment encodes these proteins:
- the C3H21orf140 gene encoding protein FAM243A, with amino-acid sequence MLRFANPLLRHIIHRNHFDSIMRRQCLQYIKSLRSWQSDGFKTIFLGETDIPEHLITGENLGDENFSHNPTWSVVHAGGSQGWVPWKYRMFLRDELCTKQEEGLFLEFCSVVKRAYGKCVIVVREKKQMNERKQNEVTEDKEVQPYASSVINLTSISCCPEVAKASGHELLPLPSPYNYLNPLDSAWSSLKWFIINNRKEFCLRSIDNVYSYQYILFSDLVGKGIERMTPSKWKTVINKVQRWENYYLGKCS; translated from the coding sequence ATGCTCCGCTTTGCAAATCCTCTCTTAAGACACATCATTCACAGAAATCATTTTGACAGCATTATGAGAAGGCAATGTCTCCAGTATATAAAAAGTCTAAGAAGCTGGCAGTCGGATGGATTTAAAACCATCTTTTTAGGGGAAACAGATATCCCTGAACATCTCATCACAGGAGAAAACCTGGGTGATGAAAACTTCTCACATAACCCAACTTGGAGTGTTGTACATGCTGGAGGCAGTCAAGGATGGGTGCCGTGGAAATACCGAATGTTCCTGAGGGATGAGTTATGTACCAAACAGGAGGAGGGTCTCTTCCTTGAGTTCTGCAGTGTAGTGAAAAGGGCCTATGGAAAGTGTGTCATTGTGGTcagagagaaaaagcagatgAATGAAAGGAAGCAGAATGAAGTCACAGAGGACAAAGAAGTCCAACCTTATGCTTCATCAGTTATTAATCTAACCAGCATCTCATGTTGTCCCGAGGTAGCCAAAGCCAGTGGCCATGAGCTTCTTCCTCTTCCATCCCCTTACAATTACTTAAATCCTTTAGATTCTGCTTGGTCTTCTCTGAAATGGTTTATCATCAACAACAGGAAAGAATTTTGTTTGCGGTCCATTGACAATGTCTATTCTTACCAATATATACTTTTCAGTGACTTGGTTGGGAAAGGAATTGAGAGGATGACGCCAAGCAAATGGAAAACAGTCATTAACAAAGTTCAAAGATGGGAAAACTACTATCTTGGTAAATGCTCTTGA